A single genomic interval of Acetomicrobium sp. S15 = DSM 107314 harbors:
- a CDS encoding sodium:solute symporter family transporter: RSVSDGRIGFTQGLIIFIFLMVFITWLGGMRGVAWTDTVQGIFMLVGEWFSAVFSCDLKPPPAD; the protein is encoded by the coding sequence AGATCTGTAAGCGATGGGCGCATAGGCTTTACCCAAGGGCTCATAATATTTATCTTTTTAATGGTCTTTATCACTTGGCTCGGGGGCATGCGCGGCGTAGCCTGGACCGACACTGTCCAAGGCATTTTCATGCTCGTTGGTGAGTGGTTTTCAGCCGTGTTCTCTTGCGATCTAAAGCCACCACCGGCTGACTGA